From Cloacibacillus sp. An23, a single genomic window includes:
- a CDS encoding phage tail protein, which yields MPTPEFTWEPDYSWEIQHARRVNITTFENGTEQRADRGPSPREWALKFTKPNSVIGEIEAFWNARKGPVESFIWTPPGSAEAVTVRFKDDNVKISRSGLRHGTIELTLREIL from the coding sequence ATGCCTACGCCTGAATTTACATGGGAGCCGGATTACAGCTGGGAGATACAGCACGCGCGGCGCGTCAACATCACGACCTTCGAGAACGGCACGGAACAGCGCGCGGACCGCGGGCCGTCGCCGCGCGAGTGGGCGCTGAAATTTACGAAGCCCAACTCGGTCATAGGCGAGATAGAGGCCTTCTGGAACGCGCGCAAAGGCCCAGTCGAGTCGTTCATATGGACGCCGCCGGGCTCTGCCGAGGCCGTGACAGTGCGTTTCAAGGACGATAACGTTAAAATCTCGCGTTCCGGCCTGCGCCACGGCACCATCGAGCTGACGCTGAGGGAGATACTATGA